One window of Futiania mangrovi genomic DNA carries:
- a CDS encoding sodium:solute symporter family protein: MALSMKGDFTDNLGKIYGIYVGGFAAFVLLMAILSMVGIPDRFILWMYMAATIGIYAFIGIMSRTAQVAEYYVAGRTVPAVYNGMATGADWMSGASFVGMAGTLFVLGYDGLAFVLGWTGGYVLVAVLLAPYLRKFGAYTVPDFLGTRYGGNLARLVGIVVLFACSFTYITAQVYASGIIASQFLGIAFEYAVFAGLAGILVCSMLGGMKAVTWTQVAQYIVLIVAYLLPAIWMSTVQFGFPIPQLTYGGALTQIAEYEQLLNVAKSHVAPFTTYSPRDYFFLIFCLMVGTASLPHILMRFFTTPTVREARKSVGWSLFFIFLLYFTAPAYAAFSKMNLMSLFANAEGLQLAFSAIPEWMLAWGSIEGHQLVTICGAKAESVAAITAACEGKGLVGGFPYSELRLNNDMIVLSTPSIAGMPIWVVGLVGAGGFAAALSTADGLLLAIANALSHDVYYKMIDPKADTKRRLMVAKILLVVVALAAAFLARTKPSDILSMVAWAFSLAAAGLFAPLVLGVWWKRTTNIGAVVGMAAGFGVTLYYLVGNVYGFDFVKGSGDEIKWFGVAAISSGVFGVPVAFIVTYLVSLITPAPTQEMQDFVDRLRLPKGGSIMVQTH; encoded by the coding sequence TCCATGGTCGGAATTCCCGACAGGTTCATCCTTTGGATGTACATGGCCGCGACAATTGGCATCTATGCCTTCATAGGCATCATGTCACGGACGGCACAGGTTGCCGAATACTACGTCGCCGGCCGCACCGTTCCTGCCGTCTACAACGGTATGGCGACGGGCGCGGACTGGATGTCGGGCGCGAGCTTCGTCGGCATGGCCGGCACGCTGTTCGTGCTGGGCTATGACGGGCTGGCGTTCGTGCTGGGCTGGACCGGCGGCTACGTGCTGGTGGCGGTGCTGCTCGCCCCCTACCTGCGCAAGTTCGGCGCCTACACGGTGCCAGACTTCCTCGGCACCCGGTACGGCGGCAATCTCGCGCGCCTGGTGGGCATCGTCGTCCTGTTCGCCTGCTCCTTCACCTACATCACGGCGCAGGTCTACGCCTCGGGCATCATCGCCTCGCAGTTCCTCGGCATCGCCTTCGAGTATGCGGTGTTCGCGGGCCTCGCAGGCATCCTGGTCTGCTCGATGCTGGGCGGCATGAAGGCCGTGACCTGGACGCAGGTTGCGCAGTACATCGTCCTGATCGTGGCCTACCTGCTGCCTGCAATCTGGATGTCGACCGTCCAGTTCGGGTTCCCGATCCCGCAGCTGACCTATGGCGGCGCGCTGACGCAGATCGCGGAGTACGAACAGCTGCTGAACGTGGCGAAGTCGCACGTCGCGCCCTTCACCACCTATTCGCCCCGTGACTATTTCTTCCTGATCTTCTGCCTGATGGTCGGCACCGCCTCGCTGCCGCACATCCTCATGCGCTTCTTCACCACGCCCACCGTGCGTGAGGCGCGCAAGTCCGTGGGCTGGTCGCTGTTCTTCATCTTCCTGCTGTATTTCACGGCGCCGGCCTATGCGGCGTTCTCGAAGATGAACCTGATGAGCCTCTTCGCGAATGCGGAGGGTCTGCAGCTGGCCTTCAGCGCCATCCCCGAATGGATGCTGGCGTGGGGCTCGATCGAGGGCCACCAGCTCGTCACCATCTGCGGCGCCAAGGCCGAAAGCGTCGCGGCAATCACCGCGGCCTGCGAAGGCAAGGGCCTGGTCGGCGGTTTCCCCTACTCTGAGTTGCGGCTCAACAACGACATGATCGTGCTGTCGACGCCGTCGATTGCCGGCATGCCGATCTGGGTCGTGGGCCTTGTGGGGGCCGGCGGTTTCGCCGCCGCGCTCTCGACGGCGGACGGGCTGCTGCTCGCCATCGCCAACGCGCTCTCGCACGACGTCTACTACAAGATGATCGACCCGAAGGCGGACACGAAGCGCCGCCTGATGGTCGCGAAGATCCTCCTTGTGGTGGTGGCCCTGGCGGCGGCGTTCCTCGCCCGGACCAAGCCGTCGGACATCCTGTCGATGGTGGCCTGGGCGTTCTCGCTCGCGGCGGCGGGGCTCTTCGCGCCGCTCGTGCTTGGGGTCTGGTGGAAGCGCACGACGAACATCGGCGCGGTCGTCGGCATGGCCGCGGGCTTCGGCGTGACGCTCTACTACCTGGTCGGCAACGTCTACGGCTTCGACTTCGTGAAGGGGTCCGGCGACGAGATCAAGTGGTTCGGGGTCGCGGCGATCTCCTCGGGCGTGTTCGGGGTGCCCGTGGCGTTCATCGTCACCTATCTCGTATCGCTCATCACGCCTGCACCGACACAGGAGATGCAGGACTTCGTGGACCGACTACGATTGCCAAAGGGCGGGAGTATCATGGTGCAAACGCACTGA